In Nymphaea colorata isolate Beijing-Zhang1983 chromosome 13, ASM883128v2, whole genome shotgun sequence, one DNA window encodes the following:
- the LOC116267330 gene encoding proline--tRNA ligase, chloroplastic/mitochondrial, whose protein sequence is MVALRFPPFSLLVFSPKTVISSSSSSLAFFRRARRPSPSRFQLCFSSLSTQSEQQSRQEVGKDDGGTLPKEGVITPRSQDFNMWYLDVIYNAELADYGPVRGTMVIRPYGYAMWEAIQDYLNVKFKETGHSNMYFPQLIPYSFIEKEAAHVEGFSPELALVTIGGGKELEEKLVVRPTSETIVNHMFTQWIHSYRDLPLMVNQWANVTRWEMRTRPFVRTLEFLWQEGHTAHATEIEAEKEALQMIDIYTKFAYEEAAMPVITGRKSRLETFAGASRTYTIEAMMGDRKALQAGTSHNLGQNFSHAFGTQFMDENGQRQYVSQTSWAISTRFIGGIIMTHGDDAGLMLPPRIAPIQVIIVPIWKKSDEKAGVLSAATHVEEALKSAGVKVKVDSSEQKTPGWKFNFWEMKGVPLRIEIGPRDVSNGSVVVSRRDIPGKQGKVFGISMEPSTLVPYIRDRLQDVQASLLERAITFRDSNIVDVSSYDELKAAIAEGRWARGPWSASDAEELRIKEETGATIRCFPFEQPEGLKTCFMTGNPANEVAIFAKSY, encoded by the exons ATGGTGGCTCTCCGATTCCCTCCGTTCTCTCTCCTTGTCTTCTCCCCTAAGACCGtcatctcttcctcttcttcgtcCCTTGCTTTCTTCCGCAGAGCTCGCCGTCCTTCTCCTTCGAGATTCCAATTATGCTTCTCTTCCCTGTCCACACAGTCGGAGCAGCAGAGCCGGCAGGAAGTGGGGAAGGACGATGGCGGCACTCTCCCGAAGGAGGGGGTCATTACACCTCGTTCTCAGGATTTCAACATGTGGTACCTGGACGTCATTTACAACGCTGAGCTTGCCGACTACGGGCCGGTCCGGGGCACCATGGTCATCCGGCCGTACGGCTACGCCATGTGGGAGGCCATCCAG GATTACTTGAACGTGAAATTCAAGGAGACAGGGCATAGCAATATGTATTTTCCGCAG CTTATACCTTATTCTTTTATCGAGAAAGAGGCGGCCCATGTTGAAGGTTTTAGCCCAGAATTAGCACTGGTAACAATTGGTGGTGGAAAAGAACTTGAGGAAAAGCTCGTG GTTCGACCAACTAGTGAAACTATTGTGAACCATATGTTCACCCAGTGGATTCATAGTTATCGGGATCTTCCTCTCATGGTTAATCAA TGGGCAAATGTCACAAGGTGGGAAATGCGCACAAGACCATTTGTGAGGACTCTTGAATTTCTCTGGCAGGAGGGGCATACAGCTCATGCAACAGAAATTGAAGCAGAGAAAGAG GCATTGCAAATGATTGATATTTATACAAAATTTGCTTATGAAGAAGCTGCAATGCCTGTCATTACAGGACGAAAGTCCAGACTTGAAACATTTGCAGGTGCTTCCCGAACCTACACAATTGAAGCAATGATGGGTGATCGAAAGGCTCTGCAGGCTGGAACAAGTCACAATCTTGGACAGAATTTTTCCCATGCCTTTGGCACTCAG TTCATGGATGAAAATGGACAAAGACAATATGTATCGCAGACATCGTGGGCAATTAGCACTCGTTTCATTGGTGGTATTATCATGACTCATGGAGATGATGCTGGCTTGATGCTGCCTCCTCGTATAGCACCAATACAG GTGATAATTGTTCCCATTTGGAAAAAAAGTGATGAAAAGGCAGGTGTTCTTAGTGCTGCAACACATGTGGAGGAGGCACTTAAATCAGCTGGTGTGAAAGTTAAGGTTGACAGTTCAGAGCAGAAGACCCCTGGATGGAAATTCAACTTCTGGGAGATGAAA GGAGTACCATTAAGGATTGAGATTGGGCCTCGTGATGTTTCAAATGGAAGTGTAGTCGTCTCTAGAAGAGACATCCcaggaaaacaaggaaaagtttttggaaTATCAATGGAACCTTCAACTTTGGTCCCATATATCAGGGACAGGCTGCAAGATGTTCAAGCATCTCTTCTTGAAAGGGCTATTACATTCCGTGACAG CAATATTGTTGACGTGAGTTCCTATGATGAGCTTAAGGCAGCGATTGCTGAGGGCAGATGGGCAAGGGGTCCTTGGTCGGCCAG CGATGCTGAAGAATTACGGATAAAGGAAGAAACAGGTGCAACTATCAGGTGCTTTCCTTTTGAGCAGCCAGAAGGGCTGAAAACGTGTTTCATGACGGGAAACCCTGCAAATGAGGTGGCTATATTTGCAAAATCATATTAG